A genomic window from Arthrobacter globiformis includes:
- a CDS encoding NADPH-dependent FMN reductase has translation MVKIAVVVGSTRPGRRSKQVADWVLARATSRGGADFEMLDLADFDLPLLDEPMPPSLGNYQHEHTKSWAATIARFDGFIFVTAEYNHSVPGVLKNALDYLYEEWNNKAAGFVSYGSAGGVRAAENLRLIAGELQMADVRAQVALPFATDFENFTTFTPSNAAEEALEPLLQQLIAWATALRTLRT, from the coding sequence GTGGTGAAGATTGCTGTGGTGGTTGGCAGCACCCGGCCGGGCCGCCGGAGCAAACAGGTGGCGGACTGGGTGCTGGCAAGGGCAACGTCGCGGGGCGGTGCCGACTTCGAGATGCTGGACCTGGCTGATTTCGACCTGCCTCTGCTGGACGAACCGATGCCGCCGTCCTTGGGAAACTACCAGCACGAACACACCAAGTCCTGGGCGGCCACGATCGCCCGCTTCGACGGGTTCATCTTCGTCACGGCCGAATACAACCACTCCGTGCCCGGGGTCCTGAAGAACGCCCTGGATTATCTTTACGAGGAATGGAACAACAAGGCAGCTGGCTTCGTCTCCTACGGCAGCGCCGGTGGAGTCCGCGCGGCAGAAAACCTGCGCCTGATCGCCGGTGAACTCCAAATGGCCGACGTCCGCGCCCAGGTGGCGTTGCCCTTTGCCACGGACTTCGAGAACTTCACCACGTTCACGCCCAGCAACGCCGCGGAAGAAGCCCTGGAACCACTCCTCCAGCAGCTCATTGCTTGGGCAACAGCGCTCAGAACGCTCCGCACCTAA